The following are encoded together in the Mycolicibacterium arabiense genome:
- a CDS encoding cold-shock protein translates to MPQGTVKWFNPEKGYGFIEQEDGGGDVFVHYKQIQSNGFRTLEENQKVEFEIEDSPKGPQALSVRTV, encoded by the coding sequence ATGCCACAGGGAACTGTCAAGTGGTTCAACCCGGAGAAGGGTTACGGATTCATTGAACAGGAGGACGGTGGCGGCGACGTCTTCGTTCACTACAAGCAGATCCAGTCCAACGGATTCCGCACCCTCGAAGAGAACCAGAAGGTCGAGTTCGAGATCGAGGACAGCCCCAAGGGCCCTCAGGCACTCAGCGTTCGCACCGTCTGA
- the topA gene encoding type I DNA topoisomerase — MADQDGGSGNGRVRRLVIVESPTKARKIAGYLGSNYVVESSRGHIRDLPRAAADVPVKYKSEPWARLGVNVDADFEPLYIVSPEKKSTVTELKALLKDVDELYLATDGDREGEAIAWHLLETLKPRVPVKRMVFHEITEPAIRAAAENPRDLDIDLVDAQETRRILDRLYGYEVSPVLWKKVAPKLSAGRVQSVATRIIVSRERERMAFRSAGYWDVTAELDASVSDPEASPPKFTAKLNTVDGRRVASGRDFDSLGGVKKPNEVLVLDQAAATNLATGLRGAQLEVSSVEQKPYTRRPYPPFMTSTLQQEAGRKLRFSSERTMSIAQRLYENGYITYMRTDSTTLSESAINAARNQARQLYGEEYVHPTARQYTRKVKNAQEAHEAIRPAGDVFQTPGQLHAQLDTDEFRLYELIWQRTVASQMADARGTTLSLRISGTATSGEQVVFNASGRTITFPGFLKAYVETVDEQAGGEADDAESRLPNLTQGQRVDAADLTADGHTTSPPARYTEASLIKALEELGIGRPSTYSSIIKTIQDRGYVHKKGSALVPSWVAFAVIGLLEQHFGRLVDYDFTAAMEDELDQIASGTEQRTNWLNNFYFGGEHGADGSIARSGGLKKLVGGNLEDIDAREVNSIKLFDDDEGRAVNVRVGRNGPYLERMILGEDGEPTPQRANLKDELTPDELTLELAEKLFSTPQEGRSLGVDPESGHEIVAKDGRFGPYVTEILPPPPEEPDDGAPAKKGKKPVGPKPRTGSLLRSMDIETVTLEDALKLLSLPRVVGIDPATNEEITAQNGRYGPYLKRGTDSRSLVNEEQMFTITLDEALKIYAEPKRRGRQGAATPPLRELGKDPVSEQPMVIKDGRFGPYVTDGETNASLRKGDDVMSITDARASELLADRRARGPVKKKAAAKKAPAKKAAKKTPAKKAPAKKAVKKA, encoded by the coding sequence TTGGCTGACCAGGATGGTGGCAGCGGCAACGGAAGGGTTAGGCGACTCGTCATAGTCGAGTCGCCGACCAAGGCGCGCAAAATCGCGGGCTACCTCGGCTCCAACTACGTCGTCGAATCGTCGCGTGGACACATCCGCGACCTACCTCGAGCAGCCGCCGACGTCCCCGTGAAGTACAAGTCGGAACCGTGGGCGCGCCTCGGCGTCAACGTCGACGCCGACTTCGAACCCCTCTACATCGTCAGCCCGGAGAAGAAGAGCACCGTCACCGAACTCAAGGCGCTGCTCAAGGACGTCGACGAGCTGTACCTCGCGACGGACGGTGACCGCGAGGGTGAGGCCATCGCCTGGCACCTGCTGGAGACGTTGAAGCCGCGCGTCCCGGTCAAGCGGATGGTCTTCCACGAGATCACCGAGCCGGCGATCCGCGCAGCCGCCGAGAACCCCCGCGACCTGGACATCGACCTGGTCGACGCCCAGGAGACCCGACGCATCCTCGACCGCCTCTACGGCTACGAGGTCAGCCCCGTGCTGTGGAAGAAGGTGGCCCCTAAGCTGTCGGCCGGCCGCGTGCAGTCGGTGGCGACGCGCATCATCGTGTCGCGCGAGCGGGAACGCATGGCGTTCCGCAGCGCCGGCTACTGGGACGTCACCGCCGAACTCGACGCGAGCGTCTCCGATCCCGAGGCCTCGCCGCCGAAGTTCACGGCGAAGCTCAACACCGTCGACGGCCGCCGCGTCGCCAGCGGCCGGGACTTCGACTCCCTCGGCGGGGTCAAGAAGCCCAACGAAGTGCTGGTGCTCGACCAGGCCGCGGCCACGAATCTCGCCACGGGCCTGCGCGGCGCGCAGCTCGAGGTGTCCTCGGTCGAGCAGAAGCCATACACCCGCCGGCCGTACCCGCCGTTCATGACGTCGACGCTGCAGCAGGAGGCCGGCCGCAAGCTGCGCTTCTCCTCCGAGCGCACGATGAGCATCGCGCAGCGGCTGTACGAGAACGGCTACATCACCTACATGCGCACCGACTCGACGACGCTGTCCGAGTCGGCCATCAACGCCGCCCGCAACCAGGCCCGCCAGCTCTATGGCGAGGAGTACGTCCACCCGACGGCGCGCCAGTACACCCGCAAGGTGAAGAACGCGCAGGAGGCCCACGAGGCCATCCGACCGGCCGGCGACGTGTTCCAGACGCCAGGCCAGCTGCACGCGCAGCTCGATACCGACGAATTCCGGCTCTACGAGCTGATCTGGCAGCGCACCGTGGCATCGCAGATGGCCGACGCGCGCGGCACGACGCTGTCGCTGCGGATCTCTGGCACAGCCACCTCCGGCGAGCAGGTCGTCTTCAACGCCAGCGGCCGCACCATCACGTTCCCCGGCTTCCTCAAGGCGTACGTCGAGACCGTCGACGAGCAGGCGGGCGGCGAGGCCGACGACGCCGAGAGCAGGCTGCCCAACCTCACCCAGGGCCAGCGCGTCGACGCCGCCGACCTGACCGCCGACGGCCACACCACGAGCCCGCCCGCCCGCTACACCGAGGCCTCGCTGATCAAGGCGCTGGAAGAACTCGGCATTGGTCGCCCGTCGACGTACTCCTCGATCATCAAGACGATCCAGGACCGCGGGTACGTGCACAAGAAGGGCAGCGCGCTGGTGCCGTCCTGGGTGGCGTTCGCCGTCATCGGGCTGCTGGAACAGCACTTCGGCCGTCTCGTCGACTACGACTTCACCGCCGCGATGGAGGACGAACTCGACCAGATCGCGTCGGGCACCGAGCAGCGGACCAACTGGCTCAACAACTTCTACTTCGGTGGCGAGCACGGTGCCGACGGCTCGATCGCCCGTTCGGGTGGTCTTAAGAAGCTCGTCGGCGGCAACCTCGAGGACATCGACGCCCGAGAAGTCAACTCCATCAAGCTCTTCGACGACGACGAAGGCCGCGCGGTCAACGTTCGCGTGGGCCGCAACGGACCGTACCTCGAGCGCATGATCCTCGGCGAGGACGGCGAACCGACACCGCAGCGCGCCAACCTCAAGGACGAACTCACTCCCGACGAGTTGACCCTCGAGCTGGCCGAGAAGCTGTTCTCGACGCCGCAGGAGGGCCGTTCGCTCGGCGTCGATCCGGAGTCCGGGCACGAAATCGTCGCCAAGGACGGCAGATTCGGGCCGTACGTCACCGAGATCCTGCCGCCTCCGCCGGAGGAGCCAGACGACGGCGCACCGGCGAAGAAGGGCAAGAAGCCCGTCGGCCCCAAGCCGCGCACCGGATCGCTGCTGCGCTCGATGGACATCGAGACCGTCACGCTGGAGGACGCGCTCAAGCTGCTGTCCCTGCCGCGCGTCGTCGGCATCGACCCGGCGACCAACGAGGAGATCACCGCGCAGAACGGCCGGTACGGCCCATACCTGAAGCGCGGCACTGATTCTCGCTCGCTGGTGAACGAAGAGCAGATGTTCACCATCACGCTCGACGAGGCGCTCAAGATCTACGCAGAGCCCAAGCGGCGCGGCAGGCAGGGGGCGGCGACGCCGCCGCTGCGCGAGCTGGGCAAGGACCCGGTGTCCGAGCAGCCGATGGTGATCAAGGACGGCCGGTTCGGTCCGTACGTCACCGACGGCGAGACCAATGCGAGCCTGCGCAAGGGCGACGACGTCATGTCCATCACCGATGCCCGGGCCTCGGAGCTGCTGGCCGATCGTCGTGCCCGCGGGCCGGTGAAGAAGAAGGCCGCCGCGAAGAAGGCACCGGCCAAGAAGGCTGCGAAGAAGACGCCTGCGAAGAAGGCCCCGGCCAAGAAGGCCGTCAAGAAGGCTTAG